A window of the Pseudocalidococcus azoricus BACA0444 genome harbors these coding sequences:
- the trpE gene encoding anthranilate synthase component I: MIFPTFSQFQQLAAQGNFIPVYREWIADLETPVSAWYRVCAGQPYSFLLESVEGGEHLGRYSLLGCDPLWVLETRGTKTTRTHRNGSVETFYGNPFEILSQCLAPYHPVKLPELPLGIGGLFGAWGYELIHWIEPRVPIYPGGTDDLPDGLWMQVDQLLIFDQVKRKIWGIVYGDLRQAPDVQTAYDQACRRLEHLTEKLQTPLATQDTLLAWQPEKLTPSFTSNVSPAEFCQNVETAKDYIRAGDIFQVVLSQRLTTTYRGDPFGLYRSLRLINPSPYMAYFQFGDWQLIGSSPEVMVKAEHSPEHPGQLQATVRPIAGTRPRGQTPSEDQALAEDLLADPKEIAEHVMLVDLGRNDLGRVCTQGTVKVAELMVIERYSHVMHIVSNVIGELAQDKTAWDLLQACFPAGTVSGAPKIRAMEIIHELEGCRRGLYSGAYGYYDFEGQLNTAITIRTMVVRGLGHGQQQVSVQAGAGIVADSEPEKEYQETLNKARGLLEAISALSVVIK; this comes from the coding sequence TCGAGAGTGGATTGCAGATCTAGAAACCCCAGTCTCGGCCTGGTATCGGGTCTGTGCCGGCCAACCCTATAGTTTCCTGCTGGAGTCTGTGGAAGGGGGCGAGCATCTGGGCCGCTATAGTCTTTTGGGCTGCGATCCCCTTTGGGTCTTGGAAACACGGGGGACAAAGACAACCCGCACCCATCGAAATGGCAGTGTTGAGACGTTTTACGGCAATCCCTTTGAAATTTTGTCCCAGTGCCTGGCTCCCTACCATCCGGTCAAGTTACCAGAACTGCCCCTGGGGATTGGCGGCCTATTTGGGGCCTGGGGCTATGAGTTGATTCATTGGATTGAACCCCGTGTGCCGATTTATCCAGGCGGAACCGATGATTTACCCGATGGCCTGTGGATGCAGGTGGATCAACTCCTAATTTTTGATCAGGTCAAGCGCAAGATTTGGGGGATTGTCTATGGGGATTTACGCCAGGCCCCGGATGTGCAAACCGCCTATGACCAGGCCTGTCGCCGTTTAGAACACCTGACCGAAAAATTGCAAACCCCCCTAGCAACCCAAGATACGCTCCTGGCCTGGCAACCGGAGAAACTCACCCCCAGCTTTACCAGCAATGTCAGCCCCGCCGAGTTTTGCCAAAATGTTGAAACGGCCAAAGACTATATTCGGGCCGGTGACATTTTCCAAGTGGTGCTCTCCCAACGGCTAACCACGACCTACAGGGGCGATCCTTTTGGCTTATATCGGTCACTACGCCTAATTAATCCTTCCCCCTACATGGCCTATTTTCAGTTTGGGGATTGGCAGTTGATTGGTTCCAGTCCTGAGGTCATGGTTAAGGCCGAACATTCTCCCGAACACCCCGGTCAACTCCAGGCCACCGTTCGCCCCATTGCCGGCACACGCCCCCGCGGCCAGACCCCCTCGGAAGACCAAGCCCTGGCGGAGGATCTGTTGGCGGATCCGAAAGAAATTGCTGAACACGTCATGTTGGTGGATTTGGGGCGAAATGATTTAGGCCGGGTCTGCACCCAAGGGACGGTCAAGGTGGCGGAATTGATGGTGATTGAACGCTATTCCCATGTCATGCATATCGTCAGTAACGTGATTGGGGAATTGGCCCAAGACAAGACGGCCTGGGATCTGCTCCAAGCTTGTTTTCCAGCCGGAACGGTGAGCGGCGCGCCAAAAATTCGAGCTATGGAAATTATTCATGAGTTGGAGGGTTGTCGGCGGGGGCTGTATTCCGGGGCCTATGGCTATTACGACTTTGAGGGGCAGTTGAATACGGCAATTACGATTCGGACGATGGTTGTGCGGGGCCTGGGTCATGGGCAACAACAAGTTTCTGTCCAGGCCGGGGCAGGGATTGTCGCAGACTCAGAACCAGAAAAGGAATATCAAGAAACCCTCAATAAGGCGCGGGGGCTGTTGGAGGCGATTTCGGCATTATCCGTTGTAATCAAATAA
- the grrA gene encoding GrrA/OscA1 family cyclophane-containing rSAM-modified RiPP — protein MTPANSLSWTAFVMTLAALTSPPVLAELSQAPDSASLIANPIEHRLSRITNTLKATEVRLSPEQIPMTGLNGGEGSSGAGGGFANAHNGGGGFANTRGPGWANTAGGGAFGNSRGPGWVNGSSGGAFVNNANPWRNAWADGGGFLNRY, from the coding sequence ATGACTCCCGCAAATTCCCTCAGTTGGACGGCCTTTGTCATGACTTTGGCGGCGTTAACCAGTCCTCCTGTTTTGGCGGAATTATCCCAGGCCCCGGATTCTGCCTCTCTTATTGCTAACCCAATTGAACATCGCCTTAGCCGGATCACCAACACCCTAAAAGCCACAGAAGTTCGTTTATCTCCAGAACAAATTCCGATGACCGGACTCAATGGGGGTGAAGGCAGCAGTGGAGCCGGAGGGGGGTTTGCTAATGCTCACAACGGTGGTGGAGGTTTTGCGAATACTCGGGGGCCGGGCTGGGCCAATACGGCCGGGGGAGGAGCCTTTGGAAATTCAAGGGGGCCGGGTTGGGTGAACGGAAGTAGTGGGGGCGCCTTTGTCAATAATGCTAATCCTTGGCGGAATGCTTGGGCGGATGGGGGCGGATTTCTCAATCGGTATTAA